The genomic interval TACTGGTCGTAACAactataaaaatcaattttggTAACCtcataaaaattcaaattattcTTTTCTCATCTACCCAAGTCTAAACAAAGAAAAACGTCAACGAGAATTATTGAGAGTAACAAGAGAAAACCAGGAAATTTTGAGACGTATTTTAGCAAGAGAACCAGAATACAACCACTTAAAATGGGAGCAAGAATGGGAAGAGAATGAAGCTTTTATTGACAACATTTCAAGATTTCCCCGAGACTGGTGGGAGCTTGAGCAAAAAGAAAAGGAGCTGCAGAGATTACAAACGGTAATAACATTTGGTAACAAAGAAAGGATTAATTACAACTTTCAGATAATGATACATAGTAGCTAATATCATTTCATGTCCAACGCAGATTGGCTGAAAGAAATAAACTTATCAAtctattaacattttaattgtgaattatatttttacatagGCTGAAGCAAAAGCAAATAGGTCAAGGCCAGCatcaagaaaaaataaaaagaaagacaaCAAGGCAGAGGAAGAAAATGAAGAAGGGGAAAACACGGAAGAAGAACAAAACAAGAAAGAGGATGAAAACAATAAAGAGGATGAAAACAAGGAAGAGGAAAAAGAAAGTGAAGAGAGAGAAGAAAAGGAGGCAGAACCAGTAACAGAATAAggttgtttgtttttataataaattatacaaaaacaacTGACACAATCTTTGGCAATATCTGTGACACAAAAATATGATGTACCCAtaatatatagacatgatgatgtcatatgactaccatgtttgggcatatcactaccatatttgggcatgacAGCTTAAGCTTGGATAGAGTAGACTTATTGCTCCATGGTTGGTATGCCAACATAATTAagtgcaaataaaaaaaacacagtttttttttcaacattttaggtTTGTATACTGTAAGGTGAGgtactgtaatatatttttaagtttcaatttattttaattatattgtctgtctttgaatattaattaatggtTTTGATATATGCTAATTTTACCCACCAATTATGTAATAATGATTAATTCGtagaaatgttatttaaaaacttgaataaaagAGGATTGGAGTTGCTTTTACAaaccaaaaatatatttaaagaaatGTAACAAATGTATTAAGATTGTTACTAAGCTACCAAAAGCTACGTATGAAATGTTTCAAtagaatacatttaaaataagtaaaaaaaatcaatagaaAGTCAGGATCTTGTGAAGCTTTGATACACTTTAAAACTgttttatacagtatgtatataaTATGCCTATTCTGCAAAATGCAATTTACACTGATATTTGTTGATGTGTACATAGTTACGGTAAACATCATCTGCTTTTGTGTCCTGCATGCATAAAGCcatatgaaacaaataaaataatgtttgctGCTTTAATTAACttccattttctattttattcaaatCCTGGTTCATTATTTGTGCATAATTTTAAATCTCCATTCATTTGCATAAAGATTTTGAATATCTTAAAACCAGGGTAACTCGACTTCTCTGATTGAAACACTATACTGTTTTCACTGCACTTAATACAGTTTGCTGGGCTATGCAACACGTTATTATATTTCAGCTCTCAGCTATATCTTCGCAATACGCCTTTGTTTGTCTCACGATATTGATTATAGTACTTTAATAACCAAAATTGATTGGAAATTTGTTGAGatgtattattgttaaattAGTTATAAAAATCATCCTATTTATGTTGCAAGACACAATCGTTATTGATTGTGAAGAGGAGGCAAGTGAGATAATCAAATGTTATTGATTGGTGgctgtatattaaaaaaaagataatactgTACTCTATTTTACAATTCTTATTTTGGGGAATATTGTAAAagtaatttaagaaataattttTGTCATATACAGAATGAAATATaggcaaatttattttaattttcaaaaatctTCCAAATTGTATGTGAAGTACCGCAGAAAAAGAATATATTATGGATTGTAGATCATAatgtttactatttttttaatttatgctaatAAAAGCTCAGTGCAACAATGCACAACTTTAGTGGTTTTTCTAATCTTTGAATATAgtatttgtgtattttgtattttaaatatcacCCTTGTTAACTATGATGCCAACTTAAACAGTATattattggaaaaaaaaatcaaaactttaaaaatgaatcAAACCAATCATCTTAAAACGATACTTTTtatctaattaaaaaaaaaatcttagataagaaatattgattttgtatttgttcgttttgtttgtatatatcaTAATCATACCGCAAAAAAGAAAGTGTACAACCCATATCTCACCCCATATTAAATACCCATACAATGATCTGTCCTACTGCGGAGATCATATCGATCATAGTCAATAGAAATACTTTCTCTATGTGTATCGATCGATGATATTATCACGAACTATCGCTCGCCGTCTGAGGGGGTTGTTATCAGCAATTCCTCTAGTTATCGTTGTTGCACCAACTGCACTAACTGCGAACGGAGAGCCCGGAACCTGGATGGTGCAAATATGGGTTACCAAACTCCGTTACTGTGTTTATTATGCTCTTTATATGTTTCCGGAAATGCTGAAAGCCAAAAAAAGTGTTCTAAGGATCCAGAAGATTTGGCACAAGATAGTGCAGAAAAACAACACCAACTTGATAGCCTGAATTTACTCTTATTTCTTAGCCTGCTTGTGCTGACTATTTTGACAATTTGGCTGTTTAAGCAGCATCGATTCCGCTATGTGCACGAGACTGGCTTGGCTATGCTGTATGGTAAGTTTCGGTCACGCCCCCTTATCATGAAATAGGGTTTATGACCTACAcgaggcataggcctaggcctcataatataataatagtccATGGAGGTGTCACGacaaatatggtccggggccaaaatctgtccggccggaccagttttggctctaaagttgtggccaaaagcagtccgccactgccaaaatcggtccgggtttttcttctgtcgattttaattgaattactaggcctatgatgctgttttaagttgtttatggctagaaaaatatcccatgatatatatatataagtaagttatctactataaataaatgtattttatctaaaaacatgacttagccttaggtgttcactcatatttcagcctgccacacactcacaatcatgaacgggtatgagacgctgatattgccagccagattttattttatgattgaggcctttttccttcctcagcccaatcaatattggataattgttttataatgatTGTACtgaattgatattgattgattaaccataaattagtaataaattaaattgtttttaacattaaacactgctcttctgttgcctctatttaaaaaattgctcaaaactcattttttcgaccactaacatgcccagcgcctttgattttgtacctcggtctttgaattgacgctttataaattttgatataataataataataataataataataataacatcatggagaaacgaagatgttaaaaaaacaaaagaacaaaatggattaaaaacaggcagagaattaattgtacacaaaaaacttaaaaattagtactaattattgatgagttactactaatagtaataatgaatgataaaaaaacaggcttaatttataatattaaaataacaaataaaaccctgtagttttcaatataatgactaatcatggcctttttaaatgatatatacattatgactcattttgcgcaccatatatttgcaagatcggaccatatttggcggctaaaaacagtcctactgcccggaccgattttatccaggccggaccagttttggcggccaaaattggtccggccggacaggttttggcagccataaatggtcccccagactgattttggtgtgacagaggtattgtttttgttctgtaataaaaaaaaaactaaataaagcGATACTGATGATTTATTATGGTGTATGAATCATATGAAAGATGAACCTTTTTTCTATATATGATGTGGGATACGAAATTTATCCcacataaaaattaatttaaaaagaaaatactaacattaacaatagattgatgatttaaaataaagatgaatcaattatgcacttgtcaatgaCCCAATTATTGACACAAGGGTGCTTCAAAAAACCAAAAATGGTATGTCACATCAATGAATAATGGACTGGTATGTCAAtttccgtcactttaccacccaacATAAGACATATCATACCAACATAGTCACAGTTTGTCAAAATGGTCATATTTTTGCCGCACAGTTGCGTaatggtattcataaggtatgacgcacatcggacaaat from Antedon mediterranea chromosome 5, ecAntMedi1.1, whole genome shotgun sequence carries:
- the LOC140048687 gene encoding sperm axonemal maintenance protein CFAP97D1-like; this translates as MHKSYQSILPCQSRILQKRWDLRYYEEHRQKVKEAKSMVDTSAPKTYVHLHLKLKKLQLEEERLATIERDNRILLEKMSLIMRTKGRVDNRNDYEYKSLNKEKRQRELLRVTRENQEILRRILAREPEYNHLKWEQEWEENEAFIDNISRFPRDWWELEQKEKELQRLQTAEAKANRSRPASRKNKKKDNKAEEENEEGENTEEEQNKKEDENNKEDENKEEEKESEEREEKEAEPVTE